The Takifugu flavidus isolate HTHZ2018 chromosome 17, ASM371156v2, whole genome shotgun sequence genome contains a region encoding:
- the LOC130514173 gene encoding serine/threonine-protein kinase H1-like, translating into MGCGSSKVQSEVSMKGYVSVVQSLVAFTKARSDDNEPRKHPEVQSGCWFRTALQLESNGRERPVRDGRHRVKSDRYKDRFDSRVTARYDIKALVGRGSFSRVVRVEHRATRRPFAIKMMEVLAPEAREVCASELAVLQRVNHSNVIQMIEVFQFPQRVYMVLELATGGELLDRVISRGHFTERDATRALRMVLAGVGYLHSLGITHRDLKPDNLLYYHPGADSRLLVTDFGLATFGGVTAGIGPGDKESDSGWPLRTTCGTLEYMAPEVLLRKPYSSSVDMWALGAIAYVVLSGSLPFEDDSRTRLYRSIMRGKYRFHGEPWPSVSNLAKDFIQRLLFLDPATRLTADQAVHHPWVATMAASSSMRNLHRSISQNLRKQRSRSSTQCPSRTRSSADRSSSVSNGLMRPPSSVTGEHLESHQQKM; encoded by the exons ATGGGCTGCGGGAGCAGTAAGGTGCAGTCGGAAGTTTCCATGAAGGGCTACGTGAGCGTGGTGCAGTCGCTTGTGGCCTTTACCAAAGCGCGCAGTGATGACAATGAGCCGAGGAAGCATCCAGAGGTGCAGAGCGGCTGCTGGTTTCGTACCGCTCTGCAGCTGGAATCAAACGGCAGGGAGCGACCGGTGAGAGATGGACGACATCGGGTCAAATCTGACCGGTACAAGGACAGGTTTGACTCACGCGTGACAGCAAG ATACGACATCAAAGCTCTGGTCGGCCGTGGGAGCTTTAGCCGAGTCGTACGTGTGGAGCACCGAGCAACACGCCGGCCTTTTGCCATAAAAATGATGGAGGTACTGGCTCCAGAGGCCCGTGAGGTGTGTGCATCTGAGCTTGCCGTGCTGCAGCGGGTGAACCACTCAAATGTGATTCAGATGATTGAGGTCTTCCAGTTCCCACAGAGGGTTTACATGGTGCTGGAACTGGCCACAGGTGGGGAGCTTCTGGATCGTGTCATCAGTAGGGGCCACTTCACTGAGAGGGACGCCACTCGGGCCCTACGGATGGTTTTGGCGGGGGTGGGGTACCTGCACAGCTTGGGGATCACACACAGAGACCTGAAGCCTGACAACCTCTTGTACTACCATCCTGGAGCAGATTCCAGACTGCTCGTTACCGACTTTGGATTGGCCACTTTTGGGGGCGTGACAGCGGGAATTGGACCTGGGGATAAAGAATCGGACAGTGGTTGGCCTCTCAGGACCACCTGTGGGACTCTTGAGTACATGGCCCCTGAGGTGTTGCTAAGGAAACCTTATTCATCTTCGGTGGACATGTGGGCGCTGGGAGCGATCGCCTACGTTGTGCTGAGTGGATCCCTGCCTTTTGAGGACGACAGTCGCACACGGCTGTACAGATCCATCATGAGGGGGAAGTACAGATTCCACGGAGAG CCTTGGCCCTCAGTTTCCAACCTCGCCAAGGACTTTATTCAGCGCCTGCTGTTTTTGGACCCGGCTACCCGCCTGACAGCTGACCAGGCTGTCCACCACCCCTGGGTGGCAACTATGGCTGCCAGCTCCTCCATGAGGAACCTCCATCGATCCATATCCCAAAACCTCAGGAAGCAGAGGTCACGCAGCTCCACGCAGTGTCCAAGCAGAACCAGGAGTTCTGCTGACCGCAGCAGCTCAGTTTCGAACGGACTAATGCGCCCGCCCTCGAGCGTCACCGGAGAGCATCTGGAGTCTCATCAGCAAAAAATGTAG